TCGGTCTCTCGATTCTCGTTCAAGTAAGAAATTGTACTCTCGCATTATTCTACATCCACATGTTGGTTCCTCTTTCTACCCTCTTCCTTTTGTTTAAGTTATCTTCATTAACCTCTTCCACTCTACAGAATTAGGAACGAGCAGTCATGTTTGCCTTTGTTGAACTGTCGATCGAGTGGTCTAAGAGTTTCGACTGCTGCTGGATCAACAGCTGCAATGCTATCTGCAGGTGGATTTCCTATGCCCATTCTATCACAGAAGCTTCAGTACATGGTACGAGAGCCCATTGCCCCAGGAAAGCTGTACAGTTATATGCATGGAACAATATCGCCTGATCAATCGATTGAAATGGCATGGCTTTGTAATGAGGGCATGATATATATCGATGGTTCACATGTTTGTCATCCTATCCAATATGGCGACATTGTTGAAATATCCTCAAAGGCTCCGAGTCTCAGAGTTTTCTTGCCCCATCAGATGATGAACACAGTTGGGGCAGAAGAAGTTTCAGAGCAACATACACATTCAAAATTGTAGGTAAATGCATATATGCAGCTTCATCGGCAAacataagattttattttgagtaaGTGATTAAGTATGAAGTTTAGGTTATCTTCTAATTCAAGATTTTGAATCAACTTGTAATTATATAAGAATTAGTGGTTGTAAATTGACCTCTAGTGATGCGATGGAAACGTTGATGTCTCAGctgactttttttttgtttttgaaatattaattggTAGGTAAACAAACCTTAAACtaaaataggtttaaaagggcacttcttcaacattttaaaggtataatgaaattgttaattcaCTCTTTATGTTAACATCAAACTTTTGGGTAACATATCAAACTAAAAGTTAAGAAACCCTACGCCAAAAAATTGCTCTCTGTTCAGGAAAGGAAATGAGGGCAACCCTTCTTCAGAAGAACGCTGTTTGCATAATGTTGCATCGAATTAGTTGATAATGATTTCTACATTTGTGTCTGTTGgggggttttcttttttctttcatgtaGTGAAGATCAAAGCTCAcgcaagaaataaaaaatgtgtagGTGTTGGGAGTTAATCAGTGTAATATTCCGTTGGTTCATGAACCGAATGATTAAAAACAGCAAGAGAGGATAAAAGGTGCATCCTATTTTCTTCTGTAATCCTTCAATAGCTTCAAAACTGCCAAACGAAAGAAGAGAGAACCGTCGAGGAAGCCAATTGATCTGTGCGCTTTTGCCCACCAAATTTCAACTACTTAACTTCCATCTCACAATCTACAATGACAGTATTATAAATCAGCTACAGAGAGTAGAAAGGGGTGAATCTACAAGTTTAGAactctctttaattttaatttgaaatgaaaaaggtttgATATGAATGTATTTAACATTGTTTTTGTGTGGTAACtgaaaaagggaagaaagatttttttttttcgacaAAGTGTGGGGGTGGTTGATTGAACCTAGATGGCTTGTCTTATTCTTCAACtcaaaaaagatgaaaaagttttatcgaaaaaagaaagaaagaaaaaatttactaATATAATGAGGTTATTGattggaaatgaaaataacaagaaagttaaatgaataatttaacCCAAATCCTGTAAGATCCCTCAAAATTATgagatttcaaatattacttACGTGAACATTTGAGGACGACGAGAGAGCTGAGGTCGTTTGATTGGGGACAGAATCAAGTTTCGGAGAGTCATGGAGGGATTTCCAGCTCCACTTCCAAATGCAGTGTGAGCTCCAGCTCTTCTGTTCCCAGCTTCCATTGCCATTGGAGCAGCTTGTTTTGCCGGTGACCCAACGGAGATGTCGAAGTGACCAGAGTTCCCACTATTCTGTCTTGTCGGCCATATTTCTTCTCTTGGTCCTGGAGTTTCAGGAGCAGAAACCATCCAGTCTGCAAGAAATAAGTCAACTTGTTTCGGAAAAATACTAGAACAGTAACATGAGATATTATTTCGGAAAAATACTAGAACAGTAACATGAGATATTATTAAACAGTATTTATGTCACAACTGAAAAGCATGATATGAAAGAAATATCGATTGTGTaaaattagaaagagaaaaagtttaCCTTTCCTCGTAGCTTCTCTGTTATCCATCAAATTAACGGGGTTTGAGAACAAATCAGACTCATTTCTTGTATAAAAATTAGTCACGGGCTGGATCGCTGAACGTTTTAGTGATTCATGCTCATTCCTCAATTGATCATACATTTCATCTAGTTTCCTCTTCTGCCTAACATGCAATTGAATTTTCTGGATCAGGATCttgaaaacagaaaatggCCTCTTGAATCAGTTAAAAAGTTGGAAGAATAAATGAAAGGAGATGACCTGGATTTTTCGGCAAACTTCTCCTGTAGCTCTTGTTTGTCTTTGGATAAATTCTCCATTTCTCGTTCCATCATCTGGCATCTCTTGGCCATCTTTTGGTATGCAGAATGTACCTGCTCTAGTTTCTCAGTAAACTTTTCTTGCATTACCTCGCATTTCTGTCGGCATTGCGCCATGAGTCTGTTCATCTTGTACTGCATCTCCAATTCCTTTTGTCCATTATAGAACATTACGCTTCTATATGCACTTTTCATCACTGGGAGCAGTCAAGGAGAAGTGACAGACAATTTATGTTTCATATTGTTCCTATGTACAACGGGAATGCATCACCACTATAGTTACCTTCTCAACtgttaaaaaaatgacaaagcAGTGTTTTCCAGACTCTGGAGACtggtttattattaattatcataattttgtataattgaTGATCATTCCAAAAGATACATATCTGGGGTGATATGCCAGCCATGGCCATCTGCAATATTTTGTGCAGTGAATGTCAGCATCAAAATAACAGACATTG
This is a stretch of genomic DNA from Cucumis sativus cultivar 9930 chromosome 4, Cucumber_9930_V3, whole genome shotgun sequence. It encodes these proteins:
- the LOC101209267 gene encoding E3 ubiquitin-protein ligase CCNB1IP1 homolog isoform X1, with amino-acid sequence MKCNACWRELEGRAVTTTCGHLLCTEDASKILSNDGACPICDQVLSKSLMKPVDINPNDEWANMAMAGISPQILMKSAYRSVMFYNGQKELEMQYKMNRLMAQCRQKCEVMQEKFTEKLEQVHSAYQKMAKRCQMMEREMENLSKDKQELQEKFAEKSRQKRKLDEMYDQLRNEHESLKRSAIQPVTNFYTRNESDLFSNPVNLMDNREATRKDWMVSAPETPGPREEIWPTRQNSGNSGHFDISVGSPAKQAAPMAMEAGNRRAGAHTAFGSGAGNPSMTLRNLILSPIKRPQLSRRPQMFTL
- the LOC101209267 gene encoding E3 ubiquitin-protein ligase CCNB1IP1 homolog isoform X3, translating into MKCNACWRELEGRAVTTTCGHLLCTEDASKILSNDGACPICDQVLSKSLMKPVDINPNDEWANMAMAGISPQILMKSAYRSVMFYNGQKELEMQYKMNRLMAQCRQKCEVMQEKFTEKLEQVHSAYQKMAKRCQMMEREMENLSKDKQELQEKFAEKSRQKRKLDEMYDQLRNEHESLKRSAIQPVTNFYTRNESDLFSNPVNLMDNREATRKGPREEIWPTRQNSGNSGHFDISVGSPAKQAAPMAMEAGNRRAGAHTAFGSGAGNPSMTLRNLILSPIKRPQLSRRPQMFTL
- the LOC101209267 gene encoding E3 ubiquitin-protein ligase CCNB1IP1 homolog isoform X4, whose amino-acid sequence is MKCNACWRELEGRAVTTTCGHLLCTEDASKILSNDGACPICDQVLSKSLMKPVDINPNDEWANMAMAGISPQILMKSAYRSVMFYNGQKELEMQYKMNRLMAQCRQKCEVMQEKFTEKLEQVHSAYQKMAKRCQMMEREMENLSKDKQELQEKFAEKSRQKRKLDEMYDQLRNEHESLKRSAIQPVTNFYTRNESDLFSNPVNLMDNREATRKGPREEIWPTRQNSGNSGHFDISVGSPAKQAAPMAMEAGNRRAGAHTAFGSGAGNPSMTLRNLILSPIKRPQLSRRPQMFT
- the LOC101209267 gene encoding E3 ubiquitin-protein ligase CCNB1IP1 homolog isoform X2, with the protein product MKCNACWRELEGRAVTTTCGHLLCTEDASKILSNDGACPICDQVLSKSLMKPVDINPNDEWANMAMAGISPQILMKSAYRSVMFYNGQKELEMQYKMNRLMAQCRQKCEVMQEKFTEKLEQVHSAYQKMAKRCQMMEREMENLSKDKQELQEKFAEKSRQKRKLDEMYDQLRNEHESLKRSAIQPVTNFYTRNESDLFSNPVNLMDNREATRKDWMVSAPETPGPREEIWPTRQNSGNSGHFDISVGSPAKQAAPMAMEAGNRRAGAHTAFGSGAGNPSMTLRNLILSPIKRPQLSRRPQMFT